The following is a genomic window from Salmo salar chromosome ssa23, Ssal_v3.1, whole genome shotgun sequence.
acaggattatgtcatcatggtaaccaaatttcaacatagacaaaccttgtataaaatgcGTTTAATTTGTACAAACAACATAATATCTTAAACGTTATATATCCACAATGAGGAAAAAAAACAAGAACCTCCTACTGGAAAAtggatctacagttgaagtcggatgtttacatacaccttagccaattacatAAACTCAGTTTtattttacaattcctgacatttaatcctagtaaaaattccctgtcttacgtcagttaggatcaccactttattttaagaatgtgaaatgtcagaataatagtagagagaattatttatttcagcttttatttctttcatcacattcccagtgggtcagaagtttacatacactcaattagtatttggtagcattgcctttaaattgtttaacttgggtcaaacgtttcgggtagacttccacacttcccacaataagttgggtgaattttggcccattcctcctgatagagctggtgtaataaagtcaggtttgtagggctccttgctcgcacatgcgttttcagttctgcccacaaatgttctataggattgaggtcagggctttgtgatggccactccaataccttgactttgttgtccttaagccattttgccacaactttggaagtatgcttagggtcattgtccatttggaagacccatttgcgaccaagtttcaacttcctaactgatgtcttgagatgttgcttcaatatatccacataattttcctgcctcatgatgcatcCTAttttgtgcaccagtccctcctgcagcaaagcacccccacaacatgatgctgccacccccgggcttcacggttgggatggtgttcttcggcttgcatgcctccccctttttcatccaaacataacgatggtcattatggccaaagagttatattttgtttcatcagaccagaggacatttctccaaaaagtacgatcattgtccccatgtgcagttgcaaaccgtagtctggcttttttatggtggttttggagcagtggcttcttccttgctgagcagcctttcaggttatgtcgatataggactcgttttattgtggatatatatacttttgtacctgtttcctccagcatcttcacaaggtcctttgctgttgttctgggattgatttgcactattcgcaccaaagtactttcatctctaggagacagaacgcttctccttcctgagcagtatgacggctgcgtggtcccatggtgtttatacttgcatactattgtttgtacagatgaacgtgataccttcagacgtttggaaattgctcccaaggatgaaccagccttgtggaggtctaccattttttttatggggtcttggctgatttattttgattttcccatgatgtcaagcaaagaggcactgagtttgcaggtaggccttgaaatacatccacaggtacaccttcaattgactcaaatgatgtatattagcctatcagaagcttctaaagccaagacataattttctggaattttccaaacattttaaaggcacagtacgtaaacttctgacccactgtaattgtgatacagtgaattataagtgaaataatctgtctgtaaacaattgttggaaaaattacttgtgtcatgcacaaagtagatgtcctaaccgacttgccaaaaatacagtttgttaacaagaaatttgtggagtggttgaaaaacaagttttaatgactccaacttaagtgtatgtaaacttctgactttaactgtgtctacagctaccctttggtctcccatccagggttttaaccaagcccagccctACTTACTGTCAGAATGATTATTGAGAGATCTCCACTTAACAAAAAAAAACTGTTGTTTCAATTAAAACCAGGATTAAACTAAAATAGACAGTACATACAGtttaggcctagggtttcaaggTGGTTCATTTCAAATTGAATGCTATtgaattgtttgtttgtcaacacaaccaaatatcaatatttgaaggagatgtatcttctaGTTGGATAGCTTCATCTGTGCCATTAACTTAGTCCGACtttaattccattttttttttttacaaattaataatttataTGTTAAATTTGTCTCCGTCTGAACCAAACATCGCATTtagagaataggactaaatcaaatcaaatgttatttaaaGTGAATTTAAAGTGTGATTTCATTTAATTTTGTCCTATGCTTTAAGATTTTTGATTGAGATGGAGAGGTAAATCTAACCAGCCTGGTCTCGTAGACTAGACGTACCATTGTAAACGTAAATCTGGGACACTACAATTAGTATGATCTGTTatttttggtatggttacataagacagaaggttacttaaggcaaaaacgaaaggaTGGTGATtggttagctaaccctaaccctttttttttatttaacctttttttaactaggcaagtcatttaagaataaattcttatttacaatgatgggctACATCGGCgaaacctggacgacactgggccaattgtgcgctgccctatgggactaccaatcacggccagttgtgatacagcttggattcaaaccagtgtcttcctggttagggtttggccggtgtgggccttcattgtaaataacaatttgttcttaactgacttacctagttaaataaaggttaaataaaataaaacatttaataccAAACATATGATTTTTATTTTTGCAATTTTCTAAATAAAATGTTATCTAGAGTAAGAAATTGTCAGCATATCAACAATTTCCTCTGGACAAGCctggaaaatgtatttaaatcaaataacattttattggtcacatacacacggttagcagatgttattgcaagtgtagcaaaatgcttgcgcttctagttctgacagtggagTAAAATCTaacagtaatctaacaattccacaacaactacctaatacacacaaatctaagtaaagggatggaataagaatatatacatttaagtatatggatgagcggcataggcaagacgcaatagatggtataaaatacagtatatacatatgagatgagtaatgccagatatgtaagcattattaaagtggcattattgaaGTGTCTAGTGAACCATTTATtatagtggccaatgatttcaagtctctatgtaggcagtagcctctctgtgttagtgatggctgtttaacagtctgatggccttgagatagaagctgtttttcagtctctcggtcccagctttgacgcacctgtactcacctcaccttctggattttaatggagtgaacaggcagtggctcgggtggttgttgtccttgatgatctttttggccttcctgtgacatcgggtgctggagggcaggtagtttgcccccggtgatgtgttgtgcagaccgcaccacccctGGAGAGCcttgctctcgattgtgcatctgtaaaagtttgtgagggttttaggtgacaagataaatttcttcagcctcttgaggttgaagaggcgctgtttcaccatcttcacaacactgtctgtgtgggtggatcagtttgtccgtgatgtgtattaCAAGGaaattaaaactttccaccttcactgctgtcccattgatgtggatagggggtgctccctctgctgtttcctgaagtccacaatcatcttttttgttttgttaatgttgagtgagaggtggttttcctgacaccacactccgagtgccctcacttcCTCCATGTAGGTTGTCTAGTCGTTGTTGTAAATCAAGCCCAcacctgttgtgttgtctgcaaacttgatgattgagctggaggcgtgcatggccacgcagtcatgggtgaacagggagtacaggagggggctgagcacgcacccttgtggggacccagtattAAGGATCAGCATTGTggcgatgttgtttcctaccttcaccacctgggggcggcccgtcaggaagtccaggaccaaattgcacagggcagggttgagacccagggcctcaagcttaatgatgagcttggagggtactatgctgttgaatactgagctgtagtcaatgaacagcattcttacataggtattcctcttgtccagatgggatagggcagtgtgatggtgattgcatcgtctgtggacttattggggcgatatgcaaattgaagtggttcTAGGGTGgaaggtaaggtggaggtgatattatccttgacttgtctctcaaagcacttcatgatgacagaagtgagtgctacggggtgatagtcatttagttcagttatctttgccttcttgggtacaggaacaatagtgaccatcttgaagcatgtggggacagcaaatTGGGATtgggattgaatatgtccgtaaacacaccagccggctggtctgtgcatgccctgaggacgcggctagggatgcggTCTGGGCCGGTATCCTTGCGagtgttaacacgtttaaatgtcttactcacgtcagtcacggagaaggagagggagggcccGCAGTCATTGGTAGCGGGGCCACGTCGGTGgcgctgtattatcctcaaagcaggcaaaggtgtttagtttgtctggaagcaagacgtcggtgtccgtgaccaggctggttttctttttgtagtccatgattgccTGTGGACCCTGCCACACacatcttgtgtctgagccgttgaattgcgactccactttgtccctataccgacatttcgcttgtttgattgccttgcggaaggAATAACTAcagtgtttgtattcggccatattcccagtcgtctttccatggttaaatgcggtggttcgcactttTGCGAGAATACCGCcgtctatccacagtttctggttagggtaggttttaatagtcactgtGGGTACAATATCTCCAGTGCAGTTCCTTATAAAcacactcaccgaatcagcatatgaatcaatattattctctgaggctgcctggaacatttcccagtccgtgtgatcaaaatatacattttcatcaagtttttttttacattttacacttTTTGAATATACTAATATCAGTATTAATGGACCAAGATACCAACAAATCTCAAAATTGATAggtagatgcaaaaatgtaatttcagcCTGTGGTGCCTGGACTTCAAGCCAGAGTAAGTCAATGGCACAAATGGTATTAAATCttaacaaccaaacacaattcaatatctcTTCTGAAATACAATAAATATCCTATTAACTTGTCAATAACaaattatatgttggattcacatctccaactCAACCAGTTAGAGTGGGATTAAGCCAGAggctcagatggaactatccaagcagtaaaTACAGATccattaaatgttgatatttggttgcgttgtcaaccaaacacaattaatTTAATATAAGCTTTTTTATTAACTAATGTCAAATTCAACCTTAAAATTAGTAACACATCTGTAGTAACTTGACAAGGAATGCCCACACGCATTTCGatattactttcctttacttTCAACCCAAACCTAAAGGTGTATTGCCAGGTACAAACGGTACAAATATAGCAGAACTATATAGCCCACTCAACCGGTGGTAGAATCACATTGCACAGAACTCACTCttagtgatgacatcatcaaaagggAAAGGTCACGGTCAATACTAataataaccatgtcataattTATATAGTGTCCACACTATAACACTTCTCCCCCCACAATTTAAATCCCCCCTGTAAGGAAAACATAAGGTTAACAAGTAAACCACATCAGTGTTTTCTTTTCTTTACTACACCACACTGTAGAACTTCTGCTGGTGTTAccgtaaatgtaaataaaacaacaacaacaaaatgacaGTTCTTATTTCttttcaactaggtctgctgctcCTAACAAACACTAACACCATGAGTCTCTCAGTCTCAACTACAGAGTTAGTCTTTCAGGAGGCTTGTGACTATGCTGTGATCTGCGCAGTACTCCTGGTGTGCTACGAGACACAGGTAAGGCGTGTCCCAGTGGAGCTGGGTCTGAGGGCACAGGAGCGGGTTGGGTGTTTGTGAGAGAATGTCCATCACCCTCTGCTGGAACCACTGAATGCCCCTGTTCCTCAGATGCTGTTTCCTGTGGGATTTCAACTTGTATACTACCACCCACAGCTGTTCCGTCTGAAAACATGctcttgtctttgtcatagcgcaGGCGGAGATGGTCCTGGTGTCTGCGCATGACTCGCCCATCAGTCAGTTTGACCACAAAGGAGACGGGATCACTCTGACTCAGAATGATACCTGGCAACCAGCGTTGGCTGCATGTGAAGTTGCGGATGTAGACAGTGTCATTGGGTTTTAACtgtctctctttttgtttctCCTGCTTCCGTTCCACTCGTGCTCTGATGTTCGGACGCAGTAGATCCAGGTGAGCTTTTGGCTTTCTGCACATTAACATCACCGCTGGAGCCTGTCCTGTTGTTGTTTGTGGCGTGATGCGGTACTGGAACAAGAACCGAGAGAGCTTAGTTGTGATGGTTCCCCCAGTCATCCTTTTGAGCCCCTCTTTCAGTGTCTGCACAGCTCGCTCCGCTAAGCCGTTTGAGGCCGGGTGAAACGGGGCGCTGCGGACATGGCGGATCCCGTTTCTCCGCATGAATTCTTGGAACAAGTCACAGGTAAACGTTGTTGCGTTGTCGGACACCAGATAGTCCGGCAGACCATGGGTTGAAAACACCTGCCGAAGCTTTTTGATGGTTGTGGTCGCTGTGATGTTGCTCATGATGTGCGCCTCCAGCCACTTGGAGTGTGCGTCCACCATGACAAGCAACATGTGACCCATGAAAGGGCCTGCAAAATCTATATGCAGCCTGGACCATGGGCGGTCAGGCCACTCCCACAGATGTAGTGGCGCGGGCGGCGCCATCTTCTGGTTGATCTGGCACTCAGAACATGATTTAACTTTGTCTTCTACCTCCTGATCCATGTTAGGCCACCAGATGTAAGATCTGGCTAAACTTTTCATCCGGGAGGCACCCGGGTGAGCCTCAAGGACCTCATCCATGACTTGTGCACGGCCAGGGGGTGGAACAACCACTCTGGACCCCCAGAGTATGCAGCCATCCTGCACACTCAGCTCAGTTTTGCGCTTTGCATAAGGTCTTAGTCCATCATCCTCTATGACAGGAGGCCAACCCTGCATCAGGAATCTTTTCACTTGGGACAGGATAGGATCCCGGTCTGTCCACTGTTTGTTCTGTTTGGCATTCACAGGTGAGTTTGACAATCTCTCCATTAGGAAAATTGTCTCGGGAGGCACCACAGTTGTGGCAGGCATCTCTGGTAGCGGGAGACGGCTGAGCGCGTCTGCATTTGCATTGTCCTTCCCCGCTCTATACACTATTGTGTACTGGTAAGCTGACAGTGTCAGGGCCCAGCGCTGTAACCTTGCTGAAGCCATGGGCGGAATGCATCTTGATTCACTAAAAAGGCTCAtcagtggtttgtggtcagtgcATATGGTGAAATGACGACCGCAGAGGTACTGATGGAAGTTCACAGCAAAGACTATGGCCAGACCTTCCTTGTCTAACTGTGAATAACCCTTCTCAGCACTCGTCAGCGTACGTGATGCGAATCCAATGGGTCTCTCTGACCCGTCCTCCATCTGATGAGAGAGTACTGCCCCGACGCCATAGGGTGAGGCGTCACATGACAGGATGATCTCTTTGTCTTGGTCAAAATGAACCAGAAGTTGTGCTGATTGTAGTAGTGCTTTCACTTCCTTGAAAGCTTTCTCTTGTGCTGGCCCCCACTTCCATTTACAGTCTTTGTGGAGCAACTGATAAAGTGGAGCCAACACTGTCGACAGCTCCGGGAGGAACTTACCATAGTAGTTCACCATGTCCAGGAACGACCTGAGCTCTGACCCATTCTTGGGGTTTGGAGCATCCTTGATTGCCCTGACTTTGTCCTCCACAGGACACAGACTCTGCGCTGTGATCTTGTGACCTAGGTATGTCACACTCTGTGCTTGGAATGTGCACCTGCTACGCTTCAGGCGCAGCCCTGCCTCAGAGAATCTCTTTAACACCTGGTCCAGATGGTGGAGGTGCTCCTCCTCCGTCTCCCCTGTAACCAGGATGTCATCCAGGTACACTGCTACATGAGGGATCCCCTGCAGCAGATTATCCATTGTCCTCTGGAAAATGGCTGGGCTGGACGCCACTCCGAAAACCATGCGGTTTTACCTGAACAAGCGTGTTCACTGTGACATACTCTTTTGAGTCCTCATCCAGGAGGAGCTGTTGGTAGGCGTGACTCATGTCAAGCTTTGAGAACGTCTTGCCTCCTGCCAGTGTCGCGAACAAGTCCTCCACTCATGGCAGTGGGTAAGCGTCTAGCTTAGAGGCCCTGTTGATGGTGAGTTTGTAGTCCCCACATATACGCACCGTGCCGTCACTTTTCAGAACGGGAACGATAGGAGCTGCCCAGCGGGAGAACTGAACGGGAGTAATGACGTTTGCTTCCTGCAGCCGCTACAACTCATCTTCCACTTTATTTTTCATGGCGTAAGGCACTGTCCTGGGCTTGAAAAAGCGAGGCTCGGCCTGAGGATCCACGAACAGCTTAACTGCAGTGCCCTGCAGTGTGCCCAGTTCATCTTTGAAAATCTCTGGGTACTTTTGAATGACATCCTCAGTCACTCGGGTGTGTTTTATCTCACCCCAGCTCAGTTGTATTTTGTTTAGCCAGTCACGCTCTAGTAAACTAGGCCCATTCCCTTTCACCACCAGGAGCCGTGCTCTCGCTTCCTGGCTGTTGTATGCAATGTCCACCTCTAGAGCCCCCAGCAATGGTATGGTCTCCCTGGTGTACGTACGCAGTCTGATCCCTTCCGGTGTGAGGGCAGAAACCTGTCTTGAGCCCCATTTTTGTTTGTAGGTCTCCTCACTTATGACAGAGGCAGAGGCCCCCGTGTCAACCTCCATCCTCATCTGCTTTCCATCTACCTCCACTGTAGCATAGATAGGCTCTGCGCGCGGCTCCCTCACATTAAACATGTTGTAGGAAcaatgctcttcctcctcctctgtgctCTCTAGGTGGTGCGCTGCTGACTGAGGCTTTGGTGCTGTGAACTTGCCCAGCCCAGTCCGCCCACCCTCTGGCTTGCTCCTAGGACCCCTGCATTTTTTTGCTAAATGTCCCTTTTTGTTGCAATTGTGACAGACAGTCTCCATGAACTTAGTTGTTACCATAATGTGTCCCTCCACATCTGAAACATTCCACTGCTTTTCCCCTTTTTCCTGCCACCTCTTTTGTCACCTGATGCACTGCACAACTTTCACTGTTGACCTTTTGAATATTTTTCACATTACTAGCAGCCATCTCCATCCCTTGAGATAGTTCCAATGCTCTCTTGAAAGTCAGTGTGGCTTCCCCCAGCAACCGGCGCTGTATGCTGTCCTCATTAATGCCACAGACTAATCTGTCACGGAGCATGTCCTCTAACATAGCCCCAAACTCACAATGTTCAGAGAGTTCACGTAATTCAGCAACAAAGTTAGCAACAGACTGACCTGTTTTCCGAAAATGGCAGTTAAACTTGAACCTCTGGACAATCACTGACGGCTTTGGATTGTGGTGAGTCTGAACGAGAGCAAGTAGATCCCCAAAAGGAATTTCTCCCGGTCTCCGTGGTGTAGCCAAATTCCTCATTAGCTTGTAGGTCTtagccccacacacactcaagagGATAGAGCGCTGTTTAGCCTCATCTATGATTCCATTTGCCAAGAAAAAGTGTCCCAACCTTTCCACATATTCCGTCCAGTCCTCGTTCTCTTCCACAAACTCAGTGATAGTCCCAAACATTGCCATTATAACGCCAACTTGTCCTTGATCCTCGTTAGTGATTTTCCCTTGCTGCTGATTGTCCCCATCGGCGTTTCCGTCCAGCGGCACCTGCTCTCCGTCGCtcattaagctagctagctaactgactaCCTCCACTGTTTCTTAGCTAGCTAGTACCTCGCCCTGTACAAGGTGATAAAGTTTTATCTTCATCGCCAAAAAGGTGTAGTAACTTGACAAGGAATGCCCACACGCATGTCAatattactttcctttacttTCAACCCAAACCTAAAGGTGTATTGCCAGGTACAAACGGTACAAATATAGCAGAACTATATAGCCCACTCAACCGGTGGTAGAATCACATTGCACAGAACTCACTCttagtgatgacatcatcaaaagggaaaggtcacggtcaataccaataataaccatgtcattatttatatagtgtccacactataacaacatccatggccacattttgaggttgcTGTTACTATAAATGtattcttatgtaatcatataaaaagttcaaatcaaattgcattggtcacatacacattgagcgtgcataactattcacccacaAAGTCTATACTTTGTAGAGcccccttttgcagcaattacagctgcaagtctcttgggatatggctctataagcttggcacatctagccactgggatttttgcccattcttcaaggcaaaactgctccagctccttcaagttggatgggttccgctggtgtacagcaatctttaagccataccacagattctcaattggattgaggtctgggctttgactaggccattccgagACATTTTAATGTTTCCCttttaaaccacttgagtgttgctttagcagtatgtttagggttattgtcctgctggacggtgaacctccgtcccagtctcaaatctttggaagacagaaacaggtttccctcaagaatttccctgtatttagcgccatccatcattccttcaattctgaccagtttcccagtccctgcggaggaaaaacatccccacagcatgatgctgccaccaccatgcttcactgtggggatggtgttctcagggtgatgagaggtgttgtggtTGCGCCAGACATAacattttccttgatggtcaaaaagctacatttttgtctcatctgaccagagtatcttcttccatatgtttgggtagtctcccatatgccttttggcgaacaccaaacgtgtttgcttatttttttctttaaacaaTGCTTTTTTCTGGCCGCTCTTCTGGAAaggccagctctgtggagtgtatggcttaaagtggtcctatggacagatactccaatctccgctgtggagctttgcagctccttcatggttatctttggtctctttgttgcctctctgattaatgccctccatgCCTGGTCCGAGAGTTTTGGTGGGCGCCTTCTCTTGGTAGGTTTGTTGTGgtcccatattctttccattttttaataatggattgaatggtgctccgtgggatgttcaaagtttcagttTTGTTTTTAATAACCCAAACCCTGatttgtacttctccacaactttgtccctgacctgtttggagagctccttggtcttcatgttgctgcttgcttggtggtgccccttgcttagtggtgttgcagactctggggcctttcagaacaggtgtatatatatatatatatatactgagatcatgtgacagatcatgtaagACTTGCACACAGGGGGACATAGATTGcacagattgcacacaggtggactttatttaactaattatatgacttctgaaggtaattggttgcaccagatcttatttagaggcTTCATAAGCAaacggggtgaatacatatgcacaaaccacttttccgttttttttttttcttcacattttttgaaacaagttattttttttcatttcactttacCATTTTGggttattttgtgtatgtccattacatgaaatccaaataaaaatctatttaaattacaggttgtaatggaaaaacacaaaggggatgaatacttttgcaaggcactgtacatatgagatgagtaaagcagtatgtaaacattattaaagtgactagtgttccattattaaagtggccagtgattccatgtctatgtatatagggcagcagactctagggtgcagggttgagtaaccgggtggtagccggctagtcaTGGCATAAATAGGTCgtcacaggtctgtggagatcttcacaattgctgtaataatctgtgcagaatctcgaAAGGCATCACTTAgaccatgtacttttaatgtaatctcaactgtaa
Proteins encoded in this region:
- the LOC123729810 gene encoding uncharacterized protein — protein: MAMFGTITEFVEENEDWTEYVERLGHFFLANGIIDEAKQRSILLSVCGAKTYKLMRNLATPRRPGEIPFGDLLALVQTHHNPKPSVIVQRFKFNCHFRKTGQSVANFVAELRELSEHCEFGAMLEDMLRDRLVCGINEDSIQRRLLGEATLTFKRALELSQGMEMAASNVKNIQKVNSESCAVHQVTKEVAGKRGKAVECFRCGGTHYGNN